One Tolypothrix bouteillei VB521301 DNA window includes the following coding sequences:
- a CDS encoding LLM class flavin-dependent oxidoreductase → MKTGLFCNYENHHQNSHLAIKEQVTLIQYAESLGFQEAWISEHHFSEFNLSSSIMVLIAHLAGVTSTIKLGTAAVLLPFHNPIRVAEDIATLDNLCNGRLLFGVAKGGPFPDQNKHFAIPMSESRPKMLEAMALIHQLLYETDVSFKGRYYQCDRITVYPKPLQKEVPVYIASGDEDAIAFAAQHSFALMGGPPFSLERLKKTVSQYRTLNFGGTENLMLARFFYVAKTYDEAVSEALPFIRKFSMKMKANTARVIQNSPNQNLKPFDRTNICFDEDYLIENSIIGDVKTCRDKIKRFQDELNLGTLALKPSSFNLQKNLESLTRYNQEVRNYV, encoded by the coding sequence ATGAAAACTGGACTTTTTTGTAACTACGAAAACCATCACCAAAACTCCCATCTTGCTATTAAAGAGCAAGTTACGCTGATACAATACGCTGAAAGTTTGGGTTTTCAAGAAGCCTGGATTTCAGAGCATCATTTCAGTGAATTCAATCTCAGCTCGTCAATTATGGTGTTGATAGCACACTTAGCAGGTGTGACTTCAACAATCAAGCTGGGTACGGCTGCGGTTTTATTACCGTTTCATAACCCAATCCGAGTGGCGGAAGACATTGCTACATTGGACAATCTGTGTAATGGAAGGCTCTTATTTGGAGTCGCCAAAGGGGGACCATTTCCAGATCAAAACAAGCATTTCGCCATACCTATGAGTGAATCTCGCCCCAAAATGCTTGAGGCGATGGCTTTGATTCATCAGCTTTTGTATGAAACGGATGTATCGTTCAAGGGACGGTACTATCAGTGCGATCGCATTACAGTTTACCCAAAACCATTGCAAAAAGAAGTTCCAGTTTATATCGCAAGCGGTGATGAAGATGCTATTGCTTTCGCAGCACAACATTCCTTTGCTTTGATGGGAGGACCCCCGTTTTCCCTTGAAAGATTGAAGAAAACAGTTAGCCAATATCGTACCTTAAATTTCGGTGGTACTGAGAACTTGATGCTAGCACGCTTTTTCTATGTCGCTAAGACTTATGATGAAGCCGTCAGTGAGGCTTTACCTTTCATTCGCAAATTCAGTATGAAAATGAAAGCCAACACTGCTCGAGTGATACAGAACAGCCCAAATCAAAACCTGAAGCCTTTCGATCGCACAAACATCTGCTTTGATGAGGACTACTTAATTGAAAACTCTATTATTGGAGACGTTAAGACTTGTCGCGATAAAATCAAAAGATTTCAGGATGAACTGAATTTAGGGACTTTAGCACTGAAACCTTCATCTTTTAATTTGCAAAAAAATCTAGAGAGTTTAACGCGCTACAACCAAGAAGTGCGGAACTACGTCTAG
- a CDS encoding WD40 repeat domain-containing protein, which translates to MDMWNLSGGDCLFSLAAHDSFISSILIRPNVHQALTVSRDNTLKLWDLNSGQCLRTFEGHRDWVVSTVIHPNGHQALSASWDNTLKLWDLESGECLHTFSGHAFTCVTVKVFVTFTIKCSMDKL; encoded by the coding sequence ATGGATATGTGGAATTTATCAGGTGGCGATTGTTTGTTCAGCTTAGCGGCTCATGATAGTTTTATCTCCTCCATATTGATTCGTCCCAATGTTCATCAGGCACTTACAGTTTCACGGGACAATACTTTAAAACTGTGGGATCTTAATAGCGGTCAATGTTTGCGTACTTTTGAGGGTCATAGAGACTGGGTCGTTTCCACTGTCATTCATCCCAATGGTCACCAAGCACTCTCTGCATCATGGGACAATACTTTGAAGCTATGGGATTTAGAGAGCGGGGAATGCTTGCACACTTTTTCTGGTCATGCGTTTACCTGCGTTACAGTAAAAGTTTTTGTGACTTTTACTATTAAATGTAGTATGGACAAATTATAG
- a CDS encoding Uma2 family endonuclease, which translates to MTQALSKTVTFDEFIEWYPENSDHKYELHDGVIVEMPKPTGPHSEVAGLLNGELFIEIRRSSLPYFIPKECVIKPRDNSGYEPDIIVLDKQQVSNHESRWKKESIITRGDSVRLVVEVVSTNWEDDYALKLEEYELFGICEYWIVDYLALGGRRFIGNPKQKTISVYSLVEGIYQLNQFRGDDRIVSPTFPGLTLTARQVFDAGSSIP; encoded by the coding sequence ATGACCCAAGCTTTATCAAAAACAGTAACATTTGATGAATTTATCGAATGGTATCCAGAAAATTCAGACCACAAATACGAATTACATGATGGTGTAATTGTTGAAATGCCTAAACCGACAGGACCGCATTCGGAAGTTGCAGGGTTGCTCAACGGCGAGTTATTTATAGAAATTCGCCGCTCTTCACTACCTTACTTCATTCCCAAAGAATGTGTTATTAAACCAAGAGATAATAGTGGTTATGAACCCGATATTATTGTTTTAGATAAACAACAAGTTTCCAATCATGAATCTCGTTGGAAAAAAGAGTCTATCATTACACGAGGCGATTCGGTTCGACTAGTAGTTGAAGTGGTTTCAACTAACTGGGAAGATGATTACGCTTTGAAATTAGAGGAATATGAATTGTTTGGCATTTGCGAATACTGGATTGTGGATTACCTTGCTCTTGGTGGTAGGCGATTTATTGGCAATCCCAAGCAAAAAACTATTTCAGTTTACTCATTGGTTGAGGGTATTTATCAACTTAACCAGTTTAGAGGTGACGACCGCATCGTGTCTCCAACATTTCCTGGGCTGACTTTAACTGCAAGACAAGTTTTTGATGCAGGTAGTAGTATACCGTAA
- the mrdA gene encoding penicillin-binding protein 2, giving the protein MTLLQSSQPTKERDIRTVGRSYQPLSFILLPLLLVTGIGARLAYLQVLEGPKLRQRAESNRVRIIPKQPERGNIFDRNGKVIATTRYPRSVYLWPMAHTKPAWSVVSPRLSKILDMTEEEIVDKLEEAGANSSLVRIARDLSEAEITALKEYENELPGVEVHTEAVRYYPYGQALAHVLGYTRELTAEQLEEKKKDGYRLGDVIGQMGVEKAYEKTLRGEWGGQQVEVDSRGRSIRVLGEKQAKSGNDLHLTLDLNAQLAAEKALKGRNGAIVALDPNTGGVLAMVSHPGFDPNIFSKQRLSKKDWESVQGKGFPLLNRAVSSVYPPASTFKVVTATAGLESGKYSPNTVLQTFGSLSVGGVTFGEWNHKGFGPLGFAGALAWSSDTFFYQIGRGVGGRTLIEWTRKYGFGEKTGIEFESEEAKGNVPDEAWKRRVWKMPWTVGDSINMSIGQGALQTTPLQVAAMFAVPANGGYRVKPHLLKDNEVASNWRTSLNMKPSTIKVLRDGLRKVVSEGTGAALRVETIPPAAGKSGTAEAWKGREKANHAWFGGYAPADKPEIVVLAFAEHSGGGGGSVSAPIVLQVMEEYFQKKYPGKYQKPKVETSEQKTPSTGNTRRN; this is encoded by the coding sequence ATGACTTTGTTGCAATCCTCTCAGCCAACAAAAGAAAGAGATATACGTACTGTTGGGCGATCGTACCAGCCCTTATCTTTTATATTACTACCTTTATTATTAGTTACGGGTATCGGCGCTCGCTTGGCATACTTACAAGTTCTTGAAGGTCCAAAACTTCGGCAAAGAGCAGAGTCAAACCGGGTGCGGATAATTCCCAAACAACCAGAACGGGGGAACATCTTCGATCGCAATGGTAAAGTTATAGCCACAACTCGCTATCCGCGTTCTGTATACTTGTGGCCAATGGCACATACAAAACCAGCATGGTCGGTTGTGAGTCCGCGCTTGTCAAAAATTCTCGATATGACCGAAGAAGAAATTGTCGATAAATTAGAAGAAGCGGGTGCCAATTCTTCTCTGGTGCGGATTGCTCGCGACCTCAGCGAAGCAGAAATTACTGCTTTAAAAGAGTATGAAAACGAACTACCGGGTGTGGAAGTTCATACGGAAGCAGTCCGTTATTATCCCTACGGTCAAGCCTTAGCTCACGTATTGGGTTATACACGAGAACTCACAGCCGAACAGTTGGAAGAAAAGAAAAAAGACGGTTACCGACTCGGCGATGTTATCGGTCAAATGGGAGTGGAAAAGGCTTATGAAAAAACATTACGAGGTGAATGGGGCGGTCAGCAAGTAGAAGTAGATAGTAGAGGGCGATCGATACGTGTCTTGGGAGAAAAACAAGCCAAATCGGGCAATGACCTTCATTTGACTTTAGATCTTAACGCACAATTAGCAGCAGAAAAAGCGTTAAAGGGTCGTAATGGTGCTATTGTGGCGCTTGACCCAAATACTGGGGGTGTTTTAGCAATGGTATCTCACCCCGGCTTCGATCCAAATATTTTCTCCAAGCAAAGACTCTCTAAAAAAGATTGGGAAAGCGTACAAGGTAAAGGTTTTCCTTTGCTCAATCGTGCAGTCAGCAGCGTTTACCCACCCGCGAGTACTTTTAAAGTTGTCACTGCAACAGCTGGGCTGGAGTCAGGAAAATATTCTCCCAACACAGTGCTACAAACTTTTGGTTCTCTCAGTGTTGGTGGGGTGACTTTCGGCGAGTGGAACCACAAGGGATTCGGTCCTCTGGGATTTGCAGGTGCTTTAGCATGGAGTAGCGACACTTTCTTCTACCAAATTGGTCGGGGTGTTGGCGGTCGAACTCTCATTGAATGGACTCGCAAATACGGATTTGGCGAGAAAACAGGTATTGAGTTTGAATCCGAAGAAGCCAAAGGGAACGTTCCAGACGAAGCATGGAAGCGAAGAGTTTGGAAAATGCCTTGGACGGTAGGCGACAGCATCAATATGTCTATCGGTCAAGGTGCTTTACAAACGACACCACTACAAGTTGCAGCGATGTTTGCTGTTCCAGCCAATGGTGGATACCGGGTTAAGCCTCATTTGCTGAAAGATAACGAGGTAGCATCTAACTGGCGCACCTCTTTAAATATGAAACCATCAACAATCAAAGTTCTCCGTGATGGATTGCGGAAGGTGGTATCTGAAGGCACTGGTGCTGCTCTTAGAGTCGAAACAATTCCTCCCGCTGCTGGTAAAAGCGGTACTGCGGAAGCATGGAAGGGTCGTGAGAAAGCCAACCACGCTTGGTTTGGAGGATATGCTCCAGCTGATAAGCCAGAAATTGTAGTGTTAGCATTTGCCGAACACTCTGGCGGAGGTGGTGGTAGTGTTTCTGCTCCGATAGTTTTGCAAGTTATGGAAGAATATTTTCAGAAGAAGTATCCAGGGAAATATCAAAAACCCAAGGTTGAAACTTCAGAGCAAAAGACTCCAAGCACGGGAAACACGCGGCGGAATTGA
- the hypA gene encoding hydrogenase maturation nickel metallochaperone HypA gives MHELGITQNIVAIVSEHAQGKKVQRVLLEIGKLSAIMPDAVRFCFDVCTQGTILEGAKLEIVEPAGLARCCQCGSEIPLAKPFGNCQCGSTHLDVIAGTELKIKEIEI, from the coding sequence ATGCATGAGTTAGGAATTACTCAAAACATTGTCGCCATTGTATCCGAACACGCTCAAGGGAAAAAAGTGCAGCGAGTTTTACTAGAAATTGGCAAACTTTCTGCCATTATGCCCGATGCTGTGAGGTTTTGTTTTGATGTTTGTACTCAAGGAACTATTTTAGAAGGTGCAAAGTTAGAAATTGTAGAACCTGCGGGATTGGCACGTTGTTGCCAATGCGGCTCAGAAATTCCTCTAGCAAAGCCTTTTGGAAATTGTCAGTGTGGCAGCACACATTTAGATGTAATAGCAGGTACAGAATTAAAAATCAAAGAGATAGAAATTTAA
- a CDS encoding acyl-CoA synthetase, producing MNLPLIARAEEHNEKIAIVTTEGAFTYRDLLHTSSQIATSLLQDAEDLQEQRVAFLIPPGFQYAATQWGIWRAGGIAVPLCNSHPRPELEYVITHSGASMIVAHSNFESILRPIAEAQNLRFILTSDIRSSDVCSLPQVEISRRALILYTSGTTGKPKGVVTTHDNIQAQVTSLIVAWGWTSSDGILHVLPLHHIHGIINVLTCALWAGAECHILGKFDADIVWNRISQGDLTLFMAVPTIYVKLIAAWEAASSERQKKMSEGCAKMRLMVSGSAALPVQVLEKWKTIGNHFLLERYGMTEIGMALSNPLQGQRYAGYVGTPLPQVEVRLVDESGVLVPPGTPGEIQVKGPGVFLEYWQNPEATAKAFQDGWFLTGDLAVVENGNYRILGRMSVDIIKTGGYKVSALEIEEVLRTHPDIQECAVVGVKDPEWGERVCAALVLQHSDRLTLEAFRSWAKERLAVYKVPTRILSVEELPRNAMGKVTKPAVVQLFT from the coding sequence ATGAATCTCCCATTGATAGCCCGTGCTGAAGAACATAACGAGAAAATAGCGATCGTGACAACTGAAGGAGCATTTACGTACCGGGATTTGCTCCACACCTCCAGTCAAATTGCAACAAGTCTGCTACAAGATGCAGAAGATTTACAGGAGCAGCGAGTAGCCTTCCTAATTCCGCCTGGATTTCAGTATGCAGCTACTCAATGGGGTATTTGGCGGGCGGGGGGTATAGCTGTACCACTGTGTAATTCCCACCCGCGACCGGAATTAGAGTATGTCATTACACATTCGGGAGCATCAATGATTGTTGCTCACTCAAATTTTGAGAGTATATTGCGCCCCATTGCGGAAGCACAAAATTTGCGATTTATTCTGACGTCAGACATCCGATCGTCTGATGTCTGTAGCCTCCCACAAGTAGAAATCTCCAGACGTGCATTAATTCTCTATACGAGCGGTACAACAGGTAAACCGAAAGGTGTGGTGACAACTCATGACAATATTCAAGCACAAGTGACTAGCTTGATTGTTGCTTGGGGATGGACATCTAGCGATGGCATTTTGCACGTACTCCCATTACATCACATTCACGGGATTATTAACGTACTAACCTGTGCTTTATGGGCTGGGGCGGAGTGCCATATACTGGGCAAATTTGATGCCGACATCGTGTGGAACCGAATTTCTCAGGGCGACTTAACCCTGTTTATGGCAGTTCCTACCATTTATGTCAAGTTAATTGCTGCTTGGGAAGCAGCTTCTAGCGAGCGCCAAAAAAAGATGTCAGAAGGCTGTGCTAAAATGCGCTTGATGGTTTCCGGTTCAGCAGCGTTACCAGTTCAAGTTTTAGAAAAATGGAAAACGATCGGCAACCACTTTCTGCTTGAGCGTTATGGCATGACTGAAATTGGTATGGCGCTATCAAACCCTTTACAGGGTCAACGGTATGCGGGATATGTAGGAACACCTTTGCCGCAAGTGGAAGTCAGATTAGTCGATGAAAGTGGAGTGTTAGTTCCACCAGGGACACCAGGAGAGATCCAAGTCAAAGGACCTGGAGTGTTTTTGGAGTACTGGCAAAACCCCGAAGCAACAGCAAAAGCCTTCCAAGATGGCTGGTTTTTAACTGGAGATCTTGCCGTAGTTGAGAACGGTAACTACCGCATTTTAGGACGGATGAGCGTGGATATTATCAAAACAGGAGGGTATAAAGTTTCTGCACTGGAAATAGAGGAAGTGTTGCGAACCCATCCAGATATTCAAGAGTGTGCAGTTGTTGGGGTTAAAGATCCAGAATGGGGCGAACGGGTTTGTGCAGCGTTAGTTTTGCAACACTCAGATCGGTTAACATTGGAAGCTTTTAGAAGTTGGGCAAAAGAAAGATTGGCAGTTTATAAAGTACCAACTCGAATTCTGTCAGTTGAAGAATTACCTCGCAATGCTATGGGGAAAGTGACTAAGCCAGCCGTGGTTCAGCTTTTCACCTGA
- the cysK gene encoding cysteine synthase A: MRIARDITEVIGRTPLVQLNKIPQSEGCVAQIVVKLEGMNPAASVKDRIAASMVKAAEEGGVIEPGKNILVEPTSGNTGIGLAMVAAARGYRLILTMPETMSQERRAMLQAYGASLELTPGTEGMRGAIRKAEEIVATTPGAVMLQQFCNPANPKIHKQTTAEEIWADTDGEVDFIIAGVGTGGTITGITEVIKERKPSFKAIAVEPANSPVLSGGEPGAHKIQGIGAGFIPEVLRRDLIDEVIKVSDEQAMAFGRRLATEEGLLSGISSGAALCAAIQVAQRPENAGRLIVMIQPSFGERYLSTPMFLSK; this comes from the coding sequence ATGCGAATTGCTCGTGATATTACAGAAGTCATTGGACGAACTCCTTTAGTTCAGTTAAATAAAATACCTCAGTCTGAAGGATGTGTGGCTCAAATTGTGGTGAAACTAGAGGGGATGAATCCCGCCGCCTCCGTAAAAGATCGTATTGCTGCAAGTATGGTAAAAGCAGCAGAGGAAGGGGGGGTGATTGAGCCCGGAAAAAATATTTTAGTGGAGCCTACATCTGGTAATACGGGGATTGGGCTGGCGATGGTAGCAGCCGCACGCGGTTATCGTTTGATTCTGACAATGCCTGAAACTATGAGCCAGGAGCGACGTGCTATGTTACAAGCTTATGGTGCTTCTTTGGAATTGACTCCGGGAACTGAGGGCATGCGAGGAGCAATTCGCAAAGCAGAAGAAATTGTTGCTACCACTCCAGGCGCTGTTATGTTGCAACAGTTTTGCAATCCTGCTAATCCCAAAATTCACAAACAAACCACAGCTGAGGAAATTTGGGCAGATACAGATGGGGAAGTGGATTTTATTATTGCAGGTGTTGGTACGGGCGGAACAATTACTGGAATTACTGAAGTTATTAAAGAACGCAAGCCCAGTTTTAAAGCGATCGCAGTAGAACCAGCGAACAGCCCAGTTTTATCTGGAGGTGAACCAGGAGCGCATAAAATTCAAGGTATTGGTGCAGGATTTATCCCAGAGGTTCTCCGCAGAGATTTGATCGATGAAGTGATTAAAGTGAGTGACGAGCAAGCAATGGCTTTCGGGCGAAGACTAGCAACAGAGGAGGGTTTGTTGTCTGGTATTTCTTCTGGTGCTGCTTTGTGTGCGGCAATACAGGTTGCTCAACGTCCGGAAAATGCAGGGCGTTTGATCGTGATGATACAGCCTTCTTTTGGCGAACGTTATCTCAGTACGCCCATGTTTCTAAGTAAATAG
- the hypB gene encoding hydrogenase nickel incorporation protein HypB has translation MCVTCGCSDDAEVTMINPETEEVQPITGNGNTHPHFHTHTLPDGTVISHSHDRDSLKEASHIHANTHGTTISLEQNILAKNNLIAAQNRGWFKGRNILALNLMSSPGSGKTTLLTRTINDLKHQLTVSVIEGDQETANDAKKIQATGCKVVQINTGTGCHLEAAMVERGLQQLNPPLNSVVMIENVGNLVCPALFDLGENAKAVILSVTEGEDKPIKYPHIFRASEVMILTKIDLLPYVQFDVHRCIEYAQQVNPHIRIFQVSALTGTGLDNWYSWLLSKLANKQP, from the coding sequence ATGTGTGTCACTTGCGGTTGTTCTGATGATGCTGAAGTCACAATGATTAATCCTGAAACGGAAGAAGTACAGCCAATAACTGGTAATGGGAATACTCATCCGCATTTTCACACTCACACTTTACCGGATGGAACAGTTATCTCCCATTCTCACGATCGCGATAGTTTAAAAGAAGCTTCTCACATTCATGCCAACACTCACGGCACCACTATATCATTAGAGCAAAATATCTTAGCAAAAAATAACCTGATAGCAGCACAAAATCGAGGTTGGTTTAAAGGTCGAAATATTCTGGCTTTAAATCTTATGAGTTCTCCAGGTTCGGGAAAAACAACTTTATTAACCAGAACTATCAATGATTTGAAGCACCAGTTAACCGTTAGCGTTATTGAAGGCGATCAAGAAACTGCTAACGACGCCAAGAAAATTCAAGCAACGGGTTGTAAAGTTGTACAAATTAATACGGGAACGGGCTGTCACCTAGAAGCAGCAATGGTAGAAAGGGGACTGCAACAACTCAATCCTCCGTTAAATTCGGTTGTAATGATTGAGAATGTAGGTAATTTAGTTTGTCCCGCCTTATTTGATTTGGGTGAAAATGCTAAAGCTGTGATTCTCTCAGTCACAGAAGGAGAAGATAAACCAATAAAATATCCTCACATCTTTCGTGCAAGTGAGGTTATGATTCTGACTAAAATTGATTTACTGCCTTACGTACAGTTTGACGTTCATCGGTGTATAGAGTACGCCCAACAAGTCAATCCTCACATTCGTATTTTTCAAGTTTCCGCATTGACTGGTACGGGATTGGATAATTGGTATAGCTGGTTATTAAGTAAACTTGCAAATAAGCAGCCTTAA
- a CDS encoding GAF domain-containing protein, with product MLNSTLPKTIQDILEKQNEPNAVFSSLLAALGEELKCDRCFLYLRNPELKLGKIAHCWRRSPEIPNLIQPEWEPEPESLPKEDPLFAAALRKDTSVYVEDVETANPEVVNREFERKHLGHRALIHSHLVWNNQLWGILQPCIFGNKREWSTFDRTVITQLERELPPLAAAYVQATFNQY from the coding sequence ATGTTGAACTCAACTTTACCAAAAACTATTCAAGATATTCTAGAAAAACAGAATGAACCAAACGCTGTCTTTAGTAGTTTGCTAGCAGCACTTGGAGAAGAGTTAAAATGCGATCGCTGTTTTCTCTATCTGAGAAATCCAGAACTCAAACTAGGAAAAATTGCTCACTGCTGGCGGCGAAGCCCTGAAATTCCAAATCTCATACAGCCTGAGTGGGAACCAGAACCAGAGTCTTTACCAAAAGAAGATCCTCTCTTTGCCGCTGCTTTACGAAAAGACACCTCGGTTTACGTAGAAGATGTAGAAACAGCCAATCCAGAAGTCGTCAATCGTGAGTTTGAGCGAAAACATCTCGGACATCGGGCGCTGATACACTCTCACTTAGTCTGGAACAATCAACTCTGGGGAATCTTGCAGCCCTGCATATTTGGGAACAAAAGAGAATGGTCAACCTTCGATCGTACTGTTATCACCCAACTCGAACGGGAGTTACCACCTTTAGCAGCTGCTTACGTTCAAGCGACTTTTAACCAATATTGA
- a CDS encoding twin-arginine translocation signal domain-containing protein produces the protein MTYSQNQRSILTRRYFLGLAGLTAGGAAFVTGYHALFNQSGVRAKKSGQHLPEPELLRVQRLEPDFVEAEIVASHASVVLAGIRVQP, from the coding sequence ATGACATACTCTCAAAATCAACGATCTATCTTGACCCGTCGTTACTTTTTAGGTCTTGCAGGACTGACCGCAGGTGGAGCAGCCTTTGTTACAGGTTACCATGCTTTATTCAATCAGTCTGGAGTACGGGCAAAGAAATCCGGACAACATTTGCCCGAACCAGAATTGTTACGCGTGCAACGCCTCGAACCTGATTTTGTAGAAGCTGAGATTGTCGCTAGCCACGCGTCTGTTGTTTTAGCAGGAATCAGAGTACAACCTTAA
- a CDS encoding aliphatic sulfonate ABC transporter substrate-binding protein, with the protein MKIPFLPQRRTALKRIVQYTMVGFFALSTSLAGNQIQSTQAQTKPGGFKSKVINLAYQTSGDIVKAKKAVEPRFKALGVTVNWVGPFPAGPQLIEAMNAGKVDIGSVGETPPIFSQAAGITEVIYIAGRTPSKGLGQGIVVRANSPIKKLSDLKGKKVAFQRGSNAHYLLAKALKEANLKISDVQVVGLTPSEARDAFIQDKVEVWVAGDPFLALVEKSIPIRNLRNASGINTLNGFYIARRQFVSENPELVRAFLEEANKIGEWADNNPAEAAKALASEVKIEPSVLETVTRRAVRRLRALTPSIIAEQQQVADFYFQEKVIPRKINVKDAVPSPDLLRAITPPKLYRK; encoded by the coding sequence ATGAAAATACCATTTCTTCCACAACGTCGCACGGCATTAAAGCGGATTGTGCAATATACGATGGTAGGATTTTTTGCACTATCTACATCTTTGGCAGGTAATCAAATCCAAAGTACTCAAGCACAAACAAAACCAGGAGGATTTAAGTCAAAAGTCATTAATTTGGCTTACCAAACCTCTGGGGATATAGTTAAAGCTAAAAAAGCTGTCGAGCCACGGTTTAAGGCATTAGGTGTAACGGTGAATTGGGTAGGTCCATTTCCTGCAGGACCGCAGTTAATAGAAGCAATGAATGCAGGTAAAGTAGATATCGGTAGTGTAGGAGAGACACCACCAATATTTTCCCAAGCAGCGGGTATCACAGAAGTTATTTATATTGCCGGACGCACACCTAGTAAAGGTTTGGGTCAGGGTATTGTGGTAAGAGCGAATTCTCCGATTAAAAAATTGTCAGATTTAAAAGGCAAAAAAGTTGCCTTTCAGAGGGGATCGAATGCCCATTATTTACTAGCAAAAGCATTGAAAGAGGCAAATTTAAAAATTAGTGATGTTCAAGTCGTTGGTTTAACTCCCTCGGAAGCCCGCGATGCTTTTATTCAAGACAAGGTTGAGGTGTGGGTCGCTGGCGATCCCTTTTTAGCTCTTGTGGAAAAAAGTATTCCTATTCGGAATTTGAGAAATGCAAGTGGTATTAATACCTTGAATGGATTTTATATTGCCAGACGTCAATTTGTCTCGGAAAATCCCGAATTGGTGCGAGCGTTTTTAGAAGAAGCAAACAAAATAGGAGAATGGGCTGATAACAACCCAGCGGAAGCGGCTAAAGCGCTTGCTTCTGAAGTAAAAATTGAGCCATCAGTTTTAGAAACAGTGACACGTAGAGCCGTTCGTCGGTTAAGAGCACTCACACCTTCTATCATTGCTGAACAACAGCAAGTTGCTGACTTTTATTTTCAAGAAAAAGTTATTCCTCGCAAGATAAATGTTAAGGATGCTGTACCTTCTCCCGATCTATTACGAGCTATCACACCGCCAAAACTTTATAGGAAATAA
- a CDS encoding multicopper oxidase domain-containing protein — protein sequence MLARQDAESGTWLPEPFRAWRDNINVPGHSKVRIAVPFRDFTGKTVFHCHISEHEDRGMMGILEVEA from the coding sequence ATACTTGCAAGGCAAGATGCAGAATCTGGCACTTGGCTACCTGAACCATTCCGGGCATGGCGCGATAATATTAACGTACCCGGTCACTCCAAAGTGCGAATCGCTGTACCGTTCCGCGATTTTACTGGCAAAACCGTGTTTCATTGCCATATTTCTGAACACGAAGACAGAGGAATGATGGGAATACTTGAGGTTGAGGCATAA